In Anopheles arabiensis isolate DONGOLA chromosome 2, AaraD3, whole genome shotgun sequence, the genomic window GTGCCGAAATGGCCACAAAATGCTTTTCTCATCATTGTGTAGCCCTTACAAACCAACGTCAAACTGAAACTTAACACTGGAAGCAAACAACAGCCCGGACTAGTAGCAGTATCGGGTATTACCAAGACACGGATATGTGGTTTGGTAGCGCGCTGATGCTGTCTAGAGGGAGAAGATTTCTTGCACGAGGACCAGAATGGAACGCAAGAAACACGAGAAACTGGATGAAATATCCACTTTATATCCGCTAGCGAAAGAGAGCACAAGTTTGTctgtgcgagtgtgtttgagagatagagagaaggcCGTCCCACGAGGTTGTATACCGGCAAAGGACCAAACACACCAGAAAGGCATGAACATTGGACGGGCATCACACAGAAACAGAAGCCGATATATCTCGAGCACGAACTACAGGCACGAAGACGACACCGGGCCTGGGAGACGAGCCCGTGTATCATCGTAGAATTTCATCTTCCTTCGTTCCCTTGTCTGACCGTACTCTACTGCGCCCACACTAAGGATGGGAATTGGATGGATCAACATCTTCGTTGagatgcttgtgtgtgtgtacctgtCCTCGATGCTTCCGGTGTTCCGCTGTGTGGTGTCTGATGAGCAGTAAAAGTTGGACGGACCTCTTTGCCCACAGATGCCGAATGCAACTCttgggatgatgatgaaatgTTCGCCTGTAAGCGATACCTTCATATTCGTAAATGGGGAGCCAGTGTGTATGGAGTGTGCGTGCGCTCTGCTCAAAAACGCACCCATCTTCATCTTCCAGAGCTTAGTCCAAACAGCTTATCTTTGTTACGTATTTCGATGTTTTTCATCTATTTGTTCCGTtaaatttgaacaaaaaacgaagTTTACAGTACATAgcagaacaacaaaaatgaatcaCACAGCACAAGCAAAGCACTTAGCACTCGTGTACTAAGAGAGCttgttatcattattataaaaatgtatCTGATGTCTTAAAAAGACTAACATCAAAATGCTTCATATAAAATATACTCAAACAATCTGCCCTCCCTTCATTCCCAACATATCAAAAACGTGGAGAGAAAAGACAATCAACCTAATTTGGAGCTCCATTATTCTGTCCATTGCCACCTAGCATCATTCTTATTTCCGTCGAAGTGTAAAATAGAGTTCATCGTATCCTTTCTGCCGATTCGAACTGTCCGCATCCACCATTCGTAGAAGTTGTTAGGCGACGAAACtttgcatattttaaaaaGCGAAACCCCTTAATCCAGAATATAAGTAACATGATTTCCCGGGTAGAAGATTTCTACTTAAAAAAAGATCAAATTGGACCGGTACAAAGCCACGCGCTTCGGAAAACAGCGATACAGAAGCGTCGTTATATATCAGTGTGAATATCTAGCGGGTGGGGTAGAATAGTAACAGTTTTTTAATGTCACGTTTAACGTTTGTCACACACGTTGacgaaaaatgttttgttaaaaaattgGACAGTGTTAGAGGGCATTTTTTACTTTACCTTTCGGTTATTCTGTTCGATCGGTGACGGAATAATACTCGTTCCTGTAATTTTGAAGACGATCGCTTGTAGTTTTTTCGTTATTATACCTAAGCCTGGATAGGTGTAATAGGTTAAAATCCATAGAATCGGATTCGTTTCTTTGGAGTCTTTTAGAAAAAGTCATGTTTTCGTTTATCACGTTCAGTTAACACTAGTAAGTAGTAATAAAGATTACTGCTTTCCATTTAGTTGATGGTTTGTTCAAAACTGCAAAATATGACAACATTACAGAAAGAgagtgaaacatttcaataacTTTACTAGTATTTGGGTATGCAAATTGATTTCTTACATGTTAATAAATAGTAAGAAAGTCGTTACGGATGCCAACGGCTAACAATTAATGTGATGAACAACTAGGCGCCTCCATCAGTtagtaaaaaatatttcattcatagATTTAACATTTTAAGCGTCATGTTCTACGCATTGCTACGGGATGGCTGGTTTTGTTATGATTCCGGCTCAAATGTCTTTTATCTAGTAATCAGAACAGGGCGATATGGGATCAGGTGGCAGTAAAGAAAATTACGTGCGTTAAAGCTACGTCTATCATCGAAATGAAAGAGTTAGTTTCTAATGTGAACGGCATTATTCAATAATCGTGCGAGGTTTTTTAACAGCTCAGCTGTCTCAAAtaatgacagctgttgaaaaacatcttgcaagtTTTGAATAGTGCTGTTAACATTGAAAGCCGTAAAAGTGTAATGCCCGATTAGTGATCGAGTGGTAGTGAACGTGAAAATATAGATGTGTTGATGGTATTTCAAACAATATCGATTGAAATACAGAGCATAACATACCAAAGGATATTATATTCTCCAGGTATTTGGAACAGTctctaaaataaaatcatttattgAACATGTTTTTATCCCATTCCCCACTGACATCCAAATTTTACCGAGATCGCTCGTGAAATTTGTTATTCAGTAAATTGGACATTAAATACAATACATATCAAAATAATTAAGACCGGCGGTAACAACAAATGCTCGAGAATGGGAGAATGAATACTTTAGAGAGAGCGTTGGCAAAATAGTACAATGTACTCATAGgaggatatttaaaaaaaaaaattgccatTTCATcatgtttgaaaataaagaaTTGGAGTTACAGTCATAAAACACAATTCCATTTTTCGACAAAAGGGATGAGATAATgcacatattaaaaaaaaaagttggaaTTAACCAAATTCGATGTACCTGTCATTCATAGTATTCGAAAATCTGGGCGAAGTTAAGTCCCGATTAGGCCGGATAAACGGTATTCCACACTGTAGTTACAGCTATCATTTAGACGCCGTTTGTTCAAACGAAAACACAAACGTTTGTCCTACTTGTGTACCACCATTCTCCGTCTGTCTGTAAAAGAAAGGGAATTGGCAGATGTTGCACTTGATTGTAAGCAATGAAAGGATAACGAGAGTAACAAAATTAATCCAAAGCTCCCCCCATCTTCAACCCCTTCTCTTTCgataaatatatttcttcgGTAAAAGCTTCAATTAGATTCGATGAAAATTTCTTTAATTCAAATAATTGTGTTCTGATAAAATGCGTTGCGAGTTTTTCGTTTCCGTGGTGAGTGGAACTTTAAAATATGATCGAGTAGTTTATTTTCCCATAACTTCATGTCTTGTCATGTGCCTTTTGCATCAATAGCACGTACGAATCCTTCAACTTCATCTCTGTTGTTCTATATCTCGTATTAGACatcgagtgtgtgtttgtatgtgtgtgttaagcTTTACATgcttgattttattttgttaatacTAAACACTCACTCGCACCTCATTCAAGTTCATCGCATTCAACTGTAACACGAACATATGTATGTTTTATCattgttgttccttttttattcttctttttgttcctAGTGGTTTCGTATGTTTCACGAACACACGTGAGTTCGTGAAGCGTTATCATCTGATTTGCATCATAATTTTCCTGATTCAATTAAATCACACACTTAGTTGAATGTTCCGTAGGAGCATAACCGATCGATATGACTACCTCACATCAATGCATCATAAAAATCAGATCTTTTGCCTCAAATACTAACTGTGCTGTGTAGGTCAAATTGAGTTTGATCAACCTGTTGCAAAATTGCGTACTAGTAGCTAGTTATTCGCATTTTTGCTGACCACAGCACGGCCATCCCGATGAGGTGTCAAATGAAATGgattaaaagaaaatatccCTATTACGATGTGACCGATCGTGTGGTGTTACAAGAGACATCGGGGTCTGTCTCCTCGTACAACGTTGATTCGGTTCAAGGAATGATCACAAAATAGCAGGAACTAATATGTTGAAAATTAACTATTCAGATCGTAACACTTAAACGGTGCATTGgaatgcgtttgtgtgtgtgtgtgcattgttgCTGTACTGGAATGGAGCGCAATTTTTAGTTTTAGGATGAATCTTTTCCAATTTCGTACCGTTTCTTCCACAAACAAATCACTTCTTTTCAGTCTTTCGTCACTCATACCCATGCAAATGGGGAAATTCTAGTTGTATGTAAGGTTACAGTCGAACTCTTGTTGTAAAACGACAAGAATTATTTCCTGCTTATTTACGTAACACACATTCTGATGTCATTTTCGTTATAGTTTTAGGAATTTGAACGCGCAAATTAATTCCAAACATTGGCCGACTTCAACTACCACTTGTTTTCGTGGTTTACCTGCAACGAATTATTCTTgtagcatgtgtgtgttgttgtgatgTTATAAGCGCATCAAATACATCAGAACATACGATCAGATCAGTTGTACAAcatctctcttctctctccaATTTTCTTTTCAGTGTACGCGTATTAACGAGAATTATTAACCGAATGTGCGCAACGGTTCTCCTTTCTACAATCGTTTAATGCAATATGTTCGTACATTTGTAATCCTTCTATGCGAATCCTATGTCAGTGGCATCAAATGATATAAATACGTttataaaaattgtaattacTAAGAAATAGATCGTCACTGATACAGCTATATGTGTGTGATTCCTCGAGTTCTTCTCCGTCTAAGTACTCAAATCCTGTGTTTCCTGTTCCTGCCTGTTCTGTTCGGGACATATCATCAAATGCGTCATTAAGACTAAACGTTCTGTCACAACTGCTACTCGTTTCTCTGCTGTTGCAGTCCGTTCCTATGTGTGTGCGAAAGATGGTTCTTCGGTAgtttagttttaaaataacaaaaaggaATCATAATGTGCCAATCTGAAAGCAACGGAGTAATCAGAATACCTGAAAGGCATTTTGATTTCCCGCACCATTGCGTCTTGTGACGACTCTACTCAGCTTACGATTCTGCCTCAATCGGTTGCGCTGGTGTAACTGCAGGCGTAACGGCTTCGATTACCTTTTTAGCCTTGATTTCAGAGGAGGGAACATCCTCAGCGTTGGTACTTTCTACTGGGGTGGCAGTTCCATTTGTTTTCTCCGCAGTTGTTTCGTCCGTCTCGCAGTTGCTCAGAGAAGTGTCGTTTTCTTTGTCACTAtcaccatttttttcttcgtcaCTCTTACTGCTACCGTTCGTGGTTGTCTTAGTTTCCGACGGGGTTCCATTCTGTTCATTCTTAGATTCTACACCACCATCCTCCTCCTTGGGACTTTCAGATTCCTGCTTCTCCGATACACTGTTATCGCTTCCATTACTCTTTTCCATTTCTACTACATCACTACTGGGTTTAGCGTCTTCCTGTGCCTTGGAATCTTCCTTCACCTCCATAGCTACCTCGTCCACTGTCTCATCCGATTTACCCTCAACCCCTTTGGTAACTTCGACCTCCTTCGAGTCATCTACCGTGTCAGGAGTCGCTGAAGTAACGGCGGTCTTATCAATATCTTTCTTGTCGCCTACAACTGTCTCGGCAAGTACTGGTGCTGTTTCCGCCTCTGCCTTACCATCTTCCGCCGATTTGGCAATACCTGCTTCAGAAGTATTTTTGTCgctatttttttcttcgacTGCACTCTTTTCTGTGGTATCCATATTCTTGTTTTCGACCTTGTTTCCTCCATCATTTTCATCCTTAGTCTTGGAAGATGCTACTTCTTCGTTAGTCTTGGAAGCTGTGCTTACCTTAGTTGATGGTTCCTCTTTTTCTGTCgttttttcatccttttctACCTTGTCTACCTTGTCTTCCTTTTCTACGTTATCTTCCTTCTCTACGTTAGTTTCCTTTTCTACATtctcttccttctctttcttttcttccttcttttccttctcttcgttcttttccttctctaccttctcttctttctctcctgtTTCCATTACGTTGCATTCCTTTTCAACATCTTTTACTACTTCTTCGGTGACTTTGTCACCATTTTCTGCTGCTTCTttgactttttcttctttctctgctgtttccttttcgtttttgccctcattttccttttctttcgcaATAGCCTCATCTTCTTTAACGGCAGCCTTTTCTTCTACCTCAGCAGTTTTATCTTTTTGCtctccttctttctctttttcaatTACCTCctcttttcgttctttttctgGCTCGCTACTTTCAATATttggctttttgttttctacaacATCTTCGTTTTTATCTGTTTCCATTGCTTCCGCCTTTTCTTCCAGCTTATCTGTGTTGtcttcttccattttttcaccatccttttcttccttcgaATCAGTCTTTTTTGCGGCTTCGTCTCCATCCACTTCCATTGTTTCAGCGTTATCGGGAAGGCTTGCAGATTCAACAGGAGGCTTGGTCGActctttttctccattttcagCTGATTCCATCTTCTTGTCTTCTTCCACTTTCACCAATTTCGATGGTGGCTGCTCCTGGAAAGATTTTTATATTTGTAAATACATTAGTCAACTTATTTTCATTCTTactaaataaacacaatttaatttcaatcgattacaatacttttttgttaaaataaagtgGTTCATGACCGAGCTAAAAGCTTCGCAATTCCCCAATAGATGGAGTTAgtgtattttagcaaagacaACAACCAAACCCAAAACGAGTAAAACTGATAGTACAACATATGCTCTGCACATTGTACTTTCGCAACCTCTCCGTTAACAATACAAAATACCTCGAGACTGAGTACGTACACACAGACAAGGCGATCCAATGATATATAATTTCTCCAAACTATTACATGAAGATCAATCAGACTGAATTATTGAACTTTAAGAACAAATTCACGCAATGGCTATCATTCATTTCAGTAAGTGAAGTAGTAATTTCTATAATATGAAACGACAAACATCTTTAATGAATGTTGTCCATTCCATCACTAATTACAGagttcattttaaaaaaaattaaattccatAACTATGATATGATAATGCGATATAAAAACTCTGGTAAACATGTAACACTCAAGTCGTACTTtaacaaaatggaaaagaaacaaaagcaaattttATAGAATGGATAAATGTTACCATATCTTATAGTTCATATTTCTAGTGTtacattgtttatattttctatGC contains:
- the LOC120896373 gene encoding enolase-phosphatase E1-like; translated protein: MAAVVALGANVLSAKSIICDIEGTTTSISFVKDTLFPYALKHVEGYLKNNWNEEATKTVVTALREQAEEDKKAEVEGVVPIPTGDSEDIIPEIVKNVEWQMSLDRKTGSLKTLQGLVWAKGYKDGSIKGHVYDDVQKAFEQWTENGRKIYIYSSGSVDAQKLLFEHSEQGDLLKYLSGHYDTKIGAKREKESYTSILKNIESSPEEALFLTDVYAEAKAAKEAGLNVVLLDRPGNSELSEEERKDFPVIATFSDLSFAAETKEENGGATNGKRKIEETNDDVAEEDKAQEQPPSKLVKVEEDKKMESAENGEKESTKPPVESASLPDNAETMEVDGDEAAKKTDSKEEKDGEKMEEDNTDKLEEKAEAMETDKNEDVVENKKPNIESSEPEKERKEEVIEKEKEGEQKDKTAEVEEKAAVKEDEAIAKEKENEGKNEKETAEKEEKVKEAAENGDKVTEEVVKDVEKECNVMETGEKEEKVEKEKNEEKEKKEEKKEKEENVEKETNVEKEDNVEKEDKVDKVEKDEKTTEKEEPSTKVSTASKTNEEVASSKTKDENDGGNKVENKNMDTTEKSAVEEKNSDKNTSEAGIAKSAEDGKAEAETAPVLAETVVGDKKDIDKTAVTSATPDTVDDSKEVEVTKGVEGKSDETVDEVAMEVKEDSKAQEDAKPSSDVVEMEKSNGSDNSVSEKQESESPKEEDGGVESKNEQNGTPSETKTTTNGSSKSDEEKNGDSDKENDTSLSNCETDETTAEKTNGTATPVESTNAEDVPSSEIKAKKVIEAVTPAVTPAQPIEAES